ACGTGGCGGTCCACAGCCTGAAGGATCTTCCGAGCCTTCTCCCCGAGGGTTTGACCATCGGCGCCGTACCCGAGCGGGAGGCGCCTTGGGACGTACTGGTCTCCCGGGGCGGAGAGTCCATCCGCGGGCTCGCCCCCGGAAGCCGGGTCGGCACGAGCAGCCTCCGCCGGAGGGCGCAGCTTCGCCGCTACCGCAAGGACCTGGAGTTGGTGGACATCCGCGGAAACGTGGACACCCGCCTGCGGAAAGTCCGGGAGGGGGAGGTGGACGCCGCCG
The DNA window shown above is from bacterium and carries:
- the hemC gene encoding hydroxymethylbilane synthase, with translation MARTQTSGVASRLRAMYPGLEVEEIVIKTRGDEILDQPLHQVGGKGLFVKEIEEALLDGRIDVAVHSLKDLPSLLPEGLTIGAVPEREAPWDVLVSRGGESIRGLAPGSRVGTSSLRRRAQLRRYRKDLELVDIRGNVDTRLRKVREGEVDAA